A segment of the Candidatus Binatia bacterium genome:
CCAGGAGATCGCGGCGCGTCCGCTGACGGCACGTAACCGGGGGCTTACCCCGCGAGGGGATTCTCCCACCGCAACCCCGGAAAGCGGGCGAAGTCGCCGTCGGTACTGCACAGCGTCAACCCGTGCTCGATCGCCAGCGCGGCGAGGTGGGCGTCGGCCACGAGCTGGGTGGAACTCGCCACTCCCCCCAGAAACCCGCCGAGGATTTCACGGTGACGGTCGGCCGTCCCCGGAATCCACACGTTCGGGAGGTCCAGCCACCGTGCCACGCGAGCCCAAGCATCCGGCATCGCCATGGGATTGGGAAAGATCCGCGGGTTCGTACCGATGCGGAGAAATGCCAGGAGACTCACCCAGGGCAGCCCGACCCGGAGCGGGTCATTGAGCCGGCCGTCCAGCCACGCCAGGGCTGCCGGGTGCTGCGGGTAGTCGGTGACGGTTGCGTACAGCAGAAGGTTGGCGTCGACCAGAATCACCGGAAGTCCTCGCCCTCGGCGAACGCGAGGACGTCGGAGATGTTGTCGAGGTTCTTGAGTCGTGGCGGTCCGAGCGACATCGGCTGCGTGCGGAACGGTTTGCGCGGCGCCGTCGCCCGCGCATCCAGGGCACTCAGCCCGGCCCGCAGCACCGCGTTGACGACCTGCTTGAGCGGCTCTCGCCGCCGGCGCCGGAGACGTTCCAGCGCGACCGCAACGTCGTCGTCGAGAGTGAGCGTGGTCCGCACGCACCACCGCATATTGGGTTGATGCCTTGATGTCAAGCCGAGAGTGCTCTGGCGCAGGGAAGGCAAACGACAGCAGGAGCAAGGTGGGTTCTCCGGCCGCCTTGCTCGATACCCGCGCTCCACTCGCCGCGCCGTGTGCGTCCGCGGGTCGACGGTGCGCGTAACCGGCTCAGACCGGGGTCGCTTCGATGCACACGAACGGAACGGTCAAGACCAGGCCGCCCGAGGCGCGCGCCGTCTCGTTGAGTCGCGCTTCGAGAACGGAGAAGATCTCGTCCACGTCGGCGCCGTCAGCCACCAGCCGCCAGGGACCGAGGAAGGCCAGGCGAATGAAGAAGTGATTGAAGAGGGCCGTGCCGTTCACGTAGCGCAGGGTGAACGTCGTCTCTTCGCAATGCACCACGGAGAATCCGTGCGCGGCCAGCCGATCACGCAGGAATGCGGGCGGCTTCCGCTTTGTGCGGATGTGCTCGTGCAGTTTCCGAATCGAGTCGTGCCGGCTCCGTTCGCGCAGCACCGCCTCGTACTGCTCGTAGAACTCCCGCATCGTATCGGGCAGATTGACGGTCAACACCATTTGCGAGGCCGCGCGCGCAACCCGCCTGCACTCGGCGAGCGAAGCGTCGAGGTCCGCCACGTTGTTCAGCCCGTTGTTGGAGACGATGGCGTCGAAGCGCCGGTCATGGAACGGCATCGACTCGGCCAGGCCGGCAAGAAATTCGACGTTGGCGGCTTGCAGCAGTCCGGCCTTCGCCTTCGCTCTAACGACCGCCGCATGCCAGGGGTCGAGACCGTACACCATGCCGGAGCCGCCGAGGCGCTGGGCGAGCTCGATGGCCGGAAAGCCCGTGCCGCACCCGACATCGAGCACGGTCAGCCGCTCGCGATACCGGAAGCGGTCGAGCAACGCCTGTCCGAACGGCGCCGACCAGATTGGGAGTTCGTCGAAGATCTCCGGCAAGCGCGGATCG
Coding sequences within it:
- a CDS encoding PIN domain-containing protein, whose product is MILVDANLLLYATVTDYPQHPAALAWLDGRLNDPLRVGLPWVSLLAFLRIGTNPRIFPNPMAMPDAWARVARWLDLPNVWIPGTADRHREILGGFLGGVASSTQLVADAHLAALAIEHGLTLCSTDGDFARFPGLRWENPLAG
- a CDS encoding methyltransferase domain-containing protein; translation: MTTAAAFGLDDPRLPEIFDELPIWSAPFGQALLDRFRYRERLTVLDVGCGTGFPAIELAQRLGGSGMVYGLDPWHAAVVRAKAKAGLLQAANVEFLAGLAESMPFHDRRFDAIVSNNGLNNVADLDASLAECRRVARAASQMVLTVNLPDTMREFYEQYEAVLRERSRHDSIRKLHEHIRTKRKPPAFLRDRLAAHGFSVVHCEETTFTLRYVNGTALFNHFFIRLAFLGPWRLVADGADVDEIFSVLEARLNETARASGGLVLTVPFVCIEATPV